The region TCCTCTTTTTTGTTACCAAGGTTGCCGCTGCATTATGACGAAGTCGGTGTTCGTGACGCTTGGAAAGCCCCACTGTTGCTTCGGATGATCGGGGACGTCGATCTTCAGCCGGGACAACAACAATTTTTAATTCGAGCTCGCGGACAAAGTCGATTGTGGGTCGATGGCAAACTTGTCGCGCGTACCGATGCGAGTAATCGCAAGCCGCCCGATGGCGAAGAACCCGTCGCGCCACTGCCCAAACCACCGATCGCCGGCACTCGTCCCCATCGGTATGGACAGCAGGAATCGATCGGCCAAGTCATGATCGAAGCCGCCGGCGAGGATTCGGACGAGCCGATCAAACGTTGCCGCGTCGTGTTCGAAGTGATCGTCGGTGGCAACGCTCGACGTACCGAGACCGGCGAAATTTGTGTGGCGGTGTTGTCACCCGATGGTAACCGCTATTCCATTTTGGCCCCCGCAAGCGAACGCGTGCCCCTAACGGACGCAGCGGTAAAACCTGAATTGCGATCGATCGAAAGTGCACTCGCTGACTTTGACGATCAACGCCGGCGAGATGCGATGAATTCCGTGCAAGCCTATTGGGATCATCGACACCGGTCGGCACGGCAATGGGTTTCAGAGCAGTCCGCACAACCTGTCGTGCCCGATGGGACTCATCCGGTCGACTATTTCATCGAGTCAAAAATTCAAGCGGCGATTGAAACTGCGAGTGGCGAAAACGCCGAACAAGCGGCGGCGTTTCACGAAGACGTTTTACCGTTGCTGCGTGAACAATGTTTCCGATGCCACGGCGAGAAGAGCCAGGGAGGATTAAAACTCGATTCCCGTGATGCGGCCCTAGCGGCGGGGGATTCGGAGGTTCCTGCGGTCGTACCAGGAAATAGCGACGCAAGTGAACTGATCGCCCGAGTCGTTTCCGGTGACATGCCGCCAACGGAAAACGGTTTGTCAGACCGGCAAATCGAAACCATGAAACGATGGATTGATCAGGGGGCCGCTTGGCCGGCGCCACCGATCGCCCCGGAGCAAGTTTCTCTCGCTCCGACTTTAGACGATGCGGCCTATCTGAGACGTCTTTCACTCGACACCATCGGTGTGCTTCCGGGGTCGGATGAGGTTCGTTCGTTCATCGAGGATTCCTCACCAAGCAAACGAACTAACTTGGCTGAAAAACTCCTTCGTGACGATCGCTTTGCGGATCATTGGATCAGTTTTTGGCTCGATCGCTTAGCCGAGAATCCTTCGTTGTTGAACGCGTCATTAAACAGCACTGGGCCGTTTCGTTGGTTTTTATACGATTCACTACGCGACAATAAAGCGATCGATCGCATGGCCACCGAGTTGGTAATGTTGCGTGGTGGGGCGGCCGAAGGTGGTAGCGCGGGCTTTGGTTTAGCCGGTGAGAACGATTCACCGATGGCCGCCAAAGGACATATCGTGGCATCGGCTTTCTTAGGAATCGAATTGCAATGTGCCCGGTGCCATGATTCGCCGTATCACAGTACGACGCAGGAAGATCTTTATTCGCTGGCTGCGATGTTCAGTCGAAAACCCGTCAAGGTACCCGCCACCAGCCGTGTTCCCGATGCATTCTTTGACGACCAGAAAGGACGCCAGTCACTGATCGAAGTAACTTTGCCCGTCGGACAAGCGGTTGAACCGACATGGCCCTTCGCCGACATCACAGGCGTTTCCGACGGTCCCGACGTCGATTCATTGGTTCGGAAATCAAACGACAGTCGAGAGCGTTTGGCAGTTCTGCTAACGGCGCCACAAAACCACCGATTTCCTAAAGTCATCGTCAACCATGTTTGGAAACGCTTGATTGGGACTGGCTTCGTCGAACCGGTCCATGACTGGGAAGGG is a window of Roseiconus lacunae DNA encoding:
- a CDS encoding DUF1553 domain-containing protein, translating into MPSTAATVLIALIMQLGNEPVVRWNFDAKDPQHPFAEKLQQKGNVYRDIAGPRPPEFPEMSPENTAAQVDANAYLSLPDPGTNSPFDFSNGDEITIEAWVNPTQAAEGQPLYVIGKGRTGRPGFGRDNQNWALRIVSRKGEAHLSFLFATPPSSGDRHWHRWTTTKSFPVGTGWHHVAVAYRFGAPDTVRGWINGQATDGRWDMGGATKESPIVDDDEIRVGSRFIGRLDDVAIHRQVLTDEIMLSRFRRIGKRRVIEPQPEVMPEIASVADNQVVVQVCELMPSDERWLNEGERWPDEAIRFESSSFLLPRLPLHYDEVGVRDAWKAPLLLRMIGDVDLQPGQQQFLIRARGQSRLWVDGKLVARTDASNRKPPDGEEPVAPLPKPPIAGTRPHRYGQQESIGQVMIEAAGEDSDEPIKRCRVVFEVIVGGNARRTETGEICVAVLSPDGNRYSILAPASERVPLTDAAVKPELRSIESALADFDDQRRRDAMNSVQAYWDHRHRSARQWVSEQSAQPVVPDGTHPVDYFIESKIQAAIETASGENAEQAAAFHEDVLPLLREQCFRCHGEKSQGGLKLDSRDAALAAGDSEVPAVVPGNSDASELIARVVSGDMPPTENGLSDRQIETMKRWIDQGAAWPAPPIAPEQVSLAPTLDDAAYLRRLSLDTIGVLPGSDEVRSFIEDSSPSKRTNLAEKLLRDDRFADHWISFWLDRLAENPSLLNASLNSTGPFRWFLYDSLRDNKAIDRMATELVMLRGGAAEGGSAGFGLAGENDSPMAAKGHIVASAFLGIELQCARCHDSPYHSTTQEDLYSLAAMFSRKPVKVPATSRVPDAFFDDQKGRQSLIEVTLPVGQAVEPTWPFADITGVSDGPDVDSLVRKSNDSRERLAVLLTAPQNHRFPKVIVNHVWKRLIGTGFVEPVHDWEGQQASHSELLEWLARDFVAHDYDFRHLVQRIVSSKLYQRKAVGENAEATPELRFFAAPDRRRMSAEQIVDCLHVATGQSINVEELTFVHDGRRSLGARQTLGIPRRAWMFGDLKNERDRPSLSLPRARAVADVLEAFGWTGSRQRPIHERDLEPNVLQPGVLANGTLSVSLTRAAHQSSLADLACEAASADELVETLFLRFLTRLPTEQEREVFGRALSDRFEQRQRPGDQVKSIETPPRLPQVDWFNHLRPRANEIQLEIEQRVQAGPPADPRLDPLWREVYEDVVWSLINHSEFVWMP